The Ascaphus truei isolate aAscTru1 chromosome 18, aAscTru1.hap1, whole genome shotgun sequence genome window below encodes:
- the LOC142469223 gene encoding histone H3-like, with protein MAPLPPETARKSTGGKAPRKQLATKAARKSAPATGGVKKPHRYRPGTVALREIRRYQKSTELLIRKLPFQRLVREIAQDFKTDLCFQSSAVMALQEASEAYLVGLFEDTNLCAIHAKRVTIMPKDIQLARRIRGERA; from the exons ATGGCTCCGCTGCCGCCTGAG AccgcccggaaatccaccggAGGGAAGGCTCCCCGTAAGCAGCTAGCGACCAAGGCTGCCAGAAAGAGCGCTCCGGCCACCGGCGGAGTGAAGAAGCCTCACCGCTACCGGCCCGGTACTGTGGCTCTCCGGGAGATCCGCCGCTACCAGAAGTCCACCGAGCTGCTCATCCGCAAGCTGCCCTTCCAGCGCCTGGTCCGGGAGATCGCCCAGGACTTCAAGACTGATCTATGCTTTCAGAGCTCGGCCGTCATGGCTCTGCAGGAGGCCAGCGAGGCTTATCTGGTGGGGCTCTTCGAGGACACCAACCTATGCGCTATCCACGCCAAGAGAGTCACCATCATGCCCAAGGACATCCAGCTGGCCCGCAggatcagaggggagagagcttaG